Proteins encoded by one window of Mustela erminea isolate mMusErm1 chromosome 5, mMusErm1.Pri, whole genome shotgun sequence:
- the RPS27L gene encoding 40S ribosomal protein S27-like, which yields MPLARDLLHPSLEEEKKKHKKKRLVQSPNSYFMDVKCPGCYKITTVFSHAQTVVLCVGCSTVLCQPTGGKARLTEGCSFRRKQH from the exons ATGCCT TTGGCTAGAGATTTACTACACCCGTCcttggaagaggagaagaaaaaacataaaaagaaacgGCTAGTGCAAAGCCCAAATTCCTATTTTATGGATGTAAAATGCCCAG GTTGCTACAAGATTACCACGGTTTTCAGCCATGCTCAGACGGTGGTTCTTTGTGTAGGCTGTTCAACAGTGCTGTGCCAGCCAACGGGAGGAAAGGCCAGACTCACAGAGG GGTGTTCATTTAGAAGAAAGCAACACTAA